From Armatimonadota bacterium, a single genomic window includes:
- the thpR gene encoding RNA 2',3'-cyclic phosphodiesterase, translated as MSADGHRVFVAVALDPALYGAVVALERRLEQAGARLRWVPPENLHFTLRFLGHISDAQLEAARQAVREGCAGVRRFRIVVSGVGAFPSLSRPQVVWVGVSDGAGELVDLARRVEEALSRHRFPKDPRGFSAHLTLARVKESALWGATSRALAALEGAVVGTQEVTSVRVVESLLRPQGPLYTPVEEVPLSPYEK; from the coding sequence GTGAGCGCCGACGGCCACCGGGTGTTCGTCGCCGTGGCGCTCGACCCGGCCCTGTATGGGGCGGTGGTGGCCCTGGAACGCCGTCTGGAGCAGGCCGGCGCGCGCCTACGCTGGGTGCCTCCGGAAAACCTTCATTTTACGCTGCGCTTTTTGGGGCACATCTCCGACGCGCAACTCGAAGCGGCGCGGCAGGCCGTGCGGGAGGGGTGCGCCGGCGTGAGGCGGTTTCGCATCGTCGTGTCGGGAGTGGGAGCGTTTCCGAGCCTGAGCCGACCGCAGGTGGTGTGGGTCGGCGTTTCCGACGGCGCAGGGGAGCTCGTCGACCTGGCCCGCCGCGTGGAAGAGGCATTGAGCCGCCACCGCTTTCCGAAGGACCCCAGGGGGTTCTCGGCGCACCTGACCCTGGCCAGGGTCAAGGAGAGCGCTCTGTGGGGCGCTACGAGCCGCGCCCTGGCCGCTCTGGAGGGTGCGGTGGTAGGTACACAGGAGGTGACCTCCGTGCGGGTCGTGGAGAGCCTCCTGCGGCCTCAGGGACCACTCTACACACCGGTTGAGGAGGTCCCGCTCTCCCCCTACGAGAAGTAG
- a CDS encoding RecX family transcriptional regulator, producing the protein MRVLRVGPPSGRWRRRRVVLDGGVVLRVRAEDAEALGLEAGAELTAEAVRQLRARAEAAGALEIALRLLTVRLRSRREVEDRLRRRRVAPEVIRDVVERLAAEGFLDDARFARAWIAGRLALRPSGALRLRGELLRKGVAPEVIETALREAFSETDEYQLALRLARARVRRYRAQPAEVVQRRLAGVLSRRGFSPEATAAALRAVLGRMLVTDGG; encoded by the coding sequence GTGAGGGTCCTGCGCGTCGGGCCGCCATCCGGGCGCTGGCGCCGCCGGAGGGTCGTCCTCGACGGCGGGGTGGTCCTCCGGGTGCGGGCGGAGGATGCGGAGGCGCTGGGTCTGGAGGCCGGAGCGGAGCTCACCGCGGAGGCGGTCCGGCAGCTGCGGGCCCGCGCCGAGGCGGCGGGGGCCCTGGAGATCGCCCTGCGGCTCCTGACTGTGCGGCTGCGAAGCCGGCGGGAGGTGGAGGATCGCCTCCGCCGCCGGCGCGTCGCCCCTGAGGTGATCCGCGACGTCGTGGAGCGGCTGGCGGCCGAAGGGTTCCTCGACGACGCCCGATTCGCCCGGGCCTGGATCGCCGGGCGCCTCGCTCTGCGGCCGTCAGGAGCCCTGCGGCTGCGCGGCGAACTCCTCCGCAAGGGCGTCGCCCCCGAGGTCATCGAGACAGCCCTGCGCGAGGCGTTCTCCGAGACGGACGAGTACCAGCTGGCGCTGCGCCTGGCGCGCGCCAGGGTACGGCGCTACCGCGCGCAGCCGGCCGAGGTCGTGCAGCGGCGCCTGGCCGGCGTGCTGTCCCGCCGCGGCTTCTCCCCGGAGGCCACGGCGGCCGCGCTGCGGGCGGTTCTGGGACGGATGTTGGTGACGGACGGTGGCTGA
- the recA gene encoding recombinase RecA codes for MNERQRALDLAVAQIEKQFGKGSIMKLGEAGSRLAVEVISTGALGLDIALGIGGVPRGRVIEVYGPESSGKTTLGYHIIAEAQREGGVAAFIDAEHALDPNYARAVGVDVDNLLLSQPDSGEQALEIAETLVRSGAVDVIVVDSVAALVPRAELEGEMGDAHVGLQARLMSQALRKLVGAISRSRTTVVFINQIREKIGVLFGSPETTTGGRALKFYASVRMEIRRTENLKSGDEVKGMRARIKVVKNKLAPPFREAEVDILYGLGISKAANILDVAVAHGIVQRTGTWFAFGDMKLGQGRDNARDFLESNPELAREIDRRVRLAVGLLKAAAPEIRETAPAGKEPVTRGKA; via the coding sequence ATGAACGAGCGCCAGCGCGCCCTCGACCTCGCGGTCGCCCAGATTGAGAAGCAGTTCGGCAAGGGTTCGATCATGAAACTCGGCGAGGCCGGAAGCCGGCTGGCCGTGGAGGTCATCTCCACCGGCGCGCTGGGTCTGGATATCGCCCTGGGGATCGGCGGCGTGCCCCGCGGCCGTGTGATCGAGGTGTACGGCCCGGAGTCGTCCGGCAAGACCACCCTGGGCTACCACATCATCGCCGAGGCGCAGCGCGAGGGGGGCGTGGCGGCCTTCATCGACGCCGAGCACGCGCTCGATCCCAACTACGCGCGGGCGGTGGGCGTGGACGTGGACAACCTGCTGCTCTCCCAACCCGATTCCGGCGAGCAGGCGCTGGAGATCGCCGAGACGCTGGTCCGCAGCGGTGCGGTGGACGTCATCGTCGTGGATTCGGTCGCGGCGCTGGTGCCCAGAGCCGAGCTCGAAGGGGAGATGGGCGACGCCCACGTCGGGCTGCAGGCGCGCCTGATGTCCCAGGCCCTGCGCAAGCTCGTGGGCGCCATCAGCCGTTCGCGCACCACCGTCGTCTTCATCAACCAAATCCGGGAAAAGATCGGGGTCCTGTTCGGCTCGCCCGAGACCACGACCGGCGGACGGGCTTTGAAGTTCTACGCCTCGGTGCGCATGGAGATCCGCCGCACCGAGAATCTGAAGTCCGGGGACGAGGTCAAGGGCATGCGGGCCCGGATCAAGGTCGTGAAGAACAAGCTCGCCCCGCCGTTCCGCGAGGCGGAGGTGGACATCCTCTACGGCCTGGGGATCAGCAAGGCGGCCAACATCCTGGACGTGGCCGTCGCGCACGGCATCGTCCAGCGCACGGGCACCTGGTTCGCCTTCGGCGACATGAAGCTGGGGCAGGGCCGCGACAACGCCCGCGACTTTTTGGAGAGCAATCCGGAGCTGGCCAGGGAGATCGACCGTCGGGTCCGGCTGGCCGTGGGGTTGCTCAAGGCCGCCGCCCCGGAGATCCGCGAGACCGCTCCGGCCGGGAAGGAGCCGGTCACCAGAGGAAAGGCGTAA
- a CDS encoding ATP-dependent DNA helicase gives MADRLRRATSDEGSAQLVLDLPAGPAPGSSDAAEGILADLNEQQRQAVTHESGPLLIVAGAGTGKTAVITRRIAWLIATKRARPSEILALTFTDKAAAEMEERVDVLVPYGYTDVWIGTFHAFGDRLLRDHALELGLTPDFRILTKAEQVIFFRERLFEFPLDHYRPLGDPTRYVEAMLALISRAKDEDVTPAEYLAFADEAVRAAEADPSDRELAEHARRQREIALTYARYQELLAAEGCVDFGDLITLSLRLLREHPAVLREYQQRFKYILVDEFQDTNYAQFQLVRLLASGQPEPNITVVGDDDQSIYKFRGAAISNILNFMEVYPRARQVVLTVNYRSTQAILDAAYRLIRHNNPDRLEARIGLDKRLQAVAPPGMAPQHVHLDTLSSEADWVASRIAEKVERGEARYRDIAILVRSNADADPFMRALNMRGIPYRFTGSRGLYNREEIRLAIAFLRALARPGDNLSVYYLGVSPLYLIPATDLAKALNYADRKHRTLEHVFRHLDQEGFADLAAELAPESRAAVAKLLQDLEEMRDLMKDHVTGRVLYEYLVTRTGYIRRLATSGLPEDEVRVANLARFFDLVARYGEIAAYDRVPEFVAHLDNLIAAGDDPAVAEADFDQDAVHLLTVHKAKGLEFPIVFLVSAVADRFPVRNRGETIPLPDPLVKDILPGGDFHLQEERRLFYVGMTRARRELYFTSARDYGGLRPRKVSRFVLEALDLPQVDTAAYKASPVEAIHRHAPPQDGQQRLEGVLPPETPLTVSFRQVDDYALCPLKYKYTHILRVPLMRDHRVVYGSAIHEAIREYHRRKARRQRVGLDDLLRHFERAWINEGFISREHEDQRMEEGREVLAQFYAFQEASGFVPTFVEAPFSFQVGATRVKGRWDRVDLRGGEVVLIDFKTSDVRTQKDADRRARDSLQLAIYALAYREVYGAMPDRLELHFLGPQGVLVGGAVPDNELLAETCAVIERVSQGIRRQQFVATPDFYRACRYCAFASICPYTATGDPEVEE, from the coding sequence GTGGCTGACCGGTTGCGACGGGCGACCAGTGACGAAGGATCGGCGCAGCTGGTGCTGGACCTGCCCGCAGGCCCCGCCCCCGGGTCGTCCGACGCCGCCGAAGGCATCCTGGCCGACCTGAACGAGCAGCAGCGCCAGGCCGTCACCCACGAATCCGGTCCGTTGCTGATCGTCGCCGGTGCCGGCACGGGGAAGACCGCCGTCATCACCCGGCGCATCGCCTGGCTCATCGCCACGAAGCGGGCCAGGCCGTCGGAGATCCTGGCTCTGACCTTCACCGACAAGGCGGCGGCGGAGATGGAGGAGCGGGTCGACGTCCTGGTCCCCTACGGGTATACGGACGTCTGGATCGGCACCTTCCACGCCTTCGGCGACCGCCTGCTGCGCGATCACGCCCTGGAGTTGGGGCTGACGCCGGACTTCCGCATCCTGACGAAGGCGGAGCAGGTCATCTTCTTCCGGGAACGGCTCTTCGAGTTCCCCCTGGACCACTACCGCCCCCTGGGCGACCCGACCCGCTATGTGGAGGCGATGCTGGCCCTGATCAGCCGGGCCAAAGACGAGGACGTCACCCCCGCCGAGTACCTGGCCTTCGCCGACGAGGCGGTCCGCGCCGCGGAGGCGGACCCCTCCGACCGGGAGCTGGCCGAGCACGCCCGGCGGCAGCGGGAGATCGCCCTGACCTACGCCCGCTATCAGGAGCTGCTGGCCGCGGAGGGGTGCGTGGACTTCGGTGACCTGATCACGCTCTCGCTGCGGCTGCTGCGCGAGCACCCCGCCGTGCTCCGGGAGTACCAGCAGCGATTCAAGTACATCCTGGTCGACGAGTTTCAGGACACCAACTACGCGCAGTTCCAGCTGGTCCGGCTGCTGGCCTCCGGGCAGCCCGAGCCCAACATCACGGTGGTCGGCGACGACGACCAATCCATTTACAAGTTCCGCGGCGCGGCGATCAGCAACATCCTCAACTTCATGGAGGTCTACCCGCGGGCCCGCCAGGTGGTGCTCACCGTCAACTACCGGTCCACCCAGGCCATCCTGGACGCGGCGTACCGTCTCATCCGGCACAACAACCCCGACCGGCTGGAGGCGAGGATCGGGCTGGACAAGCGGCTGCAGGCCGTGGCCCCGCCGGGGATGGCGCCGCAGCACGTCCACCTGGACACCCTGAGCAGTGAGGCGGACTGGGTCGCTTCGCGGATCGCGGAGAAGGTGGAGCGGGGCGAGGCCCGCTACCGGGACATCGCCATCCTGGTGCGCAGCAACGCGGACGCCGATCCGTTCATGCGCGCCCTCAACATGCGCGGCATCCCCTACCGCTTCACCGGCAGCCGCGGGCTCTACAACCGGGAGGAGATCCGGCTGGCCATCGCCTTTCTCCGGGCGCTGGCCCGGCCCGGCGACAACCTGAGCGTCTACTACCTGGGGGTCTCTCCCCTCTACCTCATCCCGGCGACGGACCTGGCGAAGGCTCTCAACTACGCCGACCGGAAGCACCGCACACTGGAACATGTCTTCCGGCACCTCGACCAGGAGGGGTTCGCCGATCTGGCCGCGGAGCTGGCGCCGGAAAGCCGCGCCGCGGTGGCCAAGCTCCTCCAGGACCTGGAAGAGATGCGCGATCTCATGAAAGACCACGTCACCGGCCGCGTCCTCTACGAGTACCTGGTCACGCGCACCGGCTACATCCGGCGCCTGGCCACCTCCGGTCTGCCCGAGGACGAGGTGCGGGTCGCGAACCTGGCCCGGTTCTTCGACCTCGTGGCGCGCTACGGTGAGATCGCCGCCTACGACCGTGTGCCGGAGTTCGTCGCCCACCTGGACAACCTCATCGCCGCGGGAGACGATCCCGCCGTGGCCGAGGCCGACTTCGACCAGGATGCCGTCCACCTCCTCACCGTGCACAAGGCGAAGGGGCTGGAGTTCCCCATCGTCTTTCTGGTCAGCGCGGTGGCCGACCGCTTCCCGGTGCGGAACCGCGGCGAGACCATTCCGCTGCCCGATCCGCTGGTGAAAGACATCCTGCCGGGCGGTGACTTCCACCTCCAGGAGGAACGCCGGCTCTTCTACGTCGGGATGACCCGCGCGCGGCGGGAGCTGTACTTCACCAGCGCGCGGGACTACGGCGGCCTGCGGCCGCGCAAGGTCAGCCGGTTCGTGCTGGAAGCCCTCGATCTGCCCCAGGTGGACACAGCCGCCTACAAAGCGTCGCCGGTCGAGGCCATCCACCGCCATGCCCCGCCGCAGGACGGTCAGCAGCGGCTGGAGGGGGTGCTGCCGCCGGAGACGCCGCTGACCGTGAGCTTCCGGCAGGTGGACGACTACGCTCTCTGCCCGCTGAAGTACAAGTACACCCACATCCTGCGCGTGCCGCTGATGCGGGATCACCGCGTCGTCTACGGCTCCGCGATCCACGAGGCGATCCGGGAGTACCACCGGCGGAAGGCCCGCCGGCAGCGGGTCGGTCTCGACGACCTCCTCCGCCACTTCGAGCGGGCCTGGATCAACGAAGGGTTCATCAGCCGCGAGCACGAGGACCAGCGGATGGAGGAGGGCCGCGAGGTGCTGGCGCAGTTCTACGCCTTTCAGGAGGCCTCCGGGTTTGTCCCCACCTTCGTCGAGGCGCCCTTCTCCTTCCAGGTGGGCGCCACGCGGGTCAAGGGCCGCTGGGACCGGGTGGACCTGCGGGGCGGCGAGGTGGTGCTCATCGACTTCAAGACCAGCGACGTACGGACCCAGAAGGACGCCGACCGCCGGGCCCGGGACAGCCTCCAGCTGGCCATCTACGCCCTGGCCTACCGCGAGGTGTACGGGGCCATGCCCGACCGCCTCGAGCTCCACTTCCTCGGGCCGCAGGGCGTCCTGGTCGGCGGCGCCGTCCCGGACAACGAGCTGCTGGCGGAGACCTGCGCCGTGATCGAGCGGGTCTCCCAGGGAATCCGGCGCCAGCAGTTCGTGGCCACCCCGGACTTCTACCGCGCCTGCCGGTACTGCGCCTTCGCCTCGATCTGTCCGTACACCGCCACCGGTGACCCGGAGGTCGAGGAGTGA
- a CDS encoding DNA repair exonuclease, with amino-acid sequence MIRLLHLADLHLGRPFRMLGERGAAQRRALEAALVRTVDLAVAEGVHLVLIAGDLFDSPHPSPATLDLVGRELRRLEEAQIRIAVVAGNHDVGRDGYLGGHDRLRTACPSTIFFGPTVETVTFADLDLTVIGRSPDPGAATSPLAGWPRGRTTRFAVGLTHGSLYRAGVVEGPGVIHPQEIRDLGLDYLALGDWHSAAEVVGPPTPAWYAGSPELLAYDQEGAGHVLLVEIAAPGAAQIRRQRVGRRVYRRIDLDVAAADDSAIRRAIEAAADAETICDVTLTGLVPLDRILNTRALEEELADRFFRLRITNRTQVWVDERSLHAVSPDTVLGRYVRLMQDKIAAASEEERPLLEEALQMGVAVLQGREVLA; translated from the coding sequence GTGATCCGCCTCCTGCACCTGGCCGACCTCCATCTGGGCCGTCCGTTTCGGATGCTGGGGGAAAGGGGCGCGGCGCAGCGCCGCGCCCTGGAGGCGGCCCTGGTCCGGACGGTGGACCTGGCCGTCGCCGAAGGGGTCCATCTGGTCCTCATCGCCGGCGATCTGTTCGACTCCCCGCATCCGTCCCCCGCCACCTTGGACCTGGTCGGCCGCGAACTGCGTCGGCTGGAGGAGGCGCAGATCCGTATCGCGGTCGTGGCCGGAAACCACGACGTCGGTCGCGACGGGTACCTCGGCGGCCACGACCGCCTGCGCACGGCCTGCCCAAGCACGATCTTCTTTGGTCCCACTGTCGAGACCGTGACCTTTGCCGATCTGGACCTCACGGTGATCGGGCGGTCGCCCGATCCGGGCGCGGCGACCAGCCCCCTGGCCGGGTGGCCGCGGGGTCGGACGACCCGCTTCGCCGTCGGGCTGACCCACGGTTCCCTCTACCGCGCCGGGGTCGTCGAGGGCCCGGGGGTGATCCACCCGCAGGAGATCCGCGACCTCGGGCTGGATTATCTGGCGCTCGGGGACTGGCACTCGGCGGCGGAAGTGGTCGGGCCGCCGACGCCGGCGTGGTATGCGGGGTCGCCCGAGCTGCTGGCCTACGATCAGGAAGGTGCCGGGCACGTCCTGCTCGTGGAGATCGCCGCCCCGGGGGCGGCCCAGATCAGGCGGCAGCGGGTGGGCCGACGGGTCTACCGGCGGATCGATCTGGACGTCGCCGCGGCGGACGATTCCGCCATCCGCCGCGCCATCGAGGCGGCGGCCGATGCGGAGACGATCTGCGACGTGACGCTCACCGGTCTCGTTCCCCTGGACCGGATCCTGAACACCCGCGCCCTGGAAGAGGAGCTGGCCGATCGGTTCTTCCGGCTGCGCATCACCAACCGGACCCAGGTGTGGGTGGACGAACGGTCCCTGCACGCGGTCTCCCCGGACACCGTGCTGGGACGATACGTCCGCCTGATGCAGGACAAGATCGCCGCGGCGTCCGAGGAGGAGCGACCGCTCCTGGAAGAGGCGCTGCAGATGGGTGTGGCCGTGCTGCAGGGGCGGGAGGTGCTGGCGTGA
- a CDS encoding AAA family ATPase — protein MILRRLVLRRFLGLPEASFDFAPGLNVIVGPNEAGKSTMRMAIRTVLYENPATTSPRSREQYRSWGADDPPELLLEFELNGRRFTLTKNYAAREVVLTDSLGQSWRAHKAVQERLVAALGLPTDALFDATAHIAQAHLDRIHVSSIGRELGRVIGGGEEDVSAAVRRLDGYLRTLERGSRGAAAREPGALAAAERKVAALRETVEALRRSAAAAEHARRELFAVAAERSRLEESHATKKALLESNREILQLEERLAARRREEQMWEQKVRRIEEYTTRLVALDRELEAATSAGAIDEAATVRLRALHERRAGREQDLAAVRRELEEPAFEPVAWRLPGLAAAAGLLLIVAGGLAVRVLGSWAAVPIALGAAVVAAAIRTGLRAAHRRHLAAARREECERRRQALARELDDLAVETRRLLDRLGCATIEEAEGRLRRYRELVQQRRQTADFLATLREGRDDEAIVEAWKTVRRDLFGLEERLRSPEVAAKRLTPLQVQALEREVPDLEERLAALRRREMRLAVDVERLTAEAEQLAVREEQLHEAEEALARLRRHHRVCRMALEGLLEARRAAEVPLRQVVEEKASEYLRTATAGRYSRMQVEGENLELSVWSEDAGAWVPAEEPQLSRGTVDLVYLAARLALVAVLTGGRRPPLLFDDPFITFDDHRRAAAVRVLRALAAEHQVFLFTCSRHYDAYADRLIELPARGDAAAPAMAPVREAETAHPEPPPPAVGPLWEQR, from the coding sequence GTGATCCTCCGCCGTCTTGTCCTGCGCCGCTTCCTGGGCTTGCCCGAGGCGTCCTTCGACTTTGCGCCCGGTCTGAACGTGATCGTCGGCCCGAACGAAGCGGGAAAGTCGACGATGCGCATGGCCATCCGGACCGTGCTCTACGAGAACCCGGCCACGACCTCGCCCCGGTCCCGCGAGCAGTACCGCTCCTGGGGGGCGGACGACCCTCCCGAACTGCTCCTGGAGTTCGAACTGAACGGCCGGCGCTTCACCCTGACCAAGAACTACGCCGCGCGCGAGGTCGTGCTCACCGACAGCCTGGGGCAGTCCTGGAGGGCGCATAAGGCGGTCCAGGAGCGTCTCGTCGCGGCGCTGGGACTGCCCACCGACGCCCTGTTCGATGCCACGGCGCACATCGCGCAGGCGCACCTGGATCGCATCCACGTGAGCAGCATCGGCAGGGAACTGGGTCGCGTCATCGGCGGCGGGGAAGAGGACGTCAGCGCGGCGGTGCGGCGGCTGGACGGCTACCTCAGGACGCTGGAGCGCGGCAGCCGCGGGGCGGCGGCGAGGGAGCCGGGAGCGCTGGCGGCCGCGGAGCGCAAGGTCGCCGCCCTGCGTGAGACGGTGGAAGCACTCCGGCGCTCCGCCGCCGCCGCGGAGCACGCCCGCCGGGAACTGTTCGCGGTGGCCGCGGAGCGGTCGCGGCTCGAGGAGAGTCATGCGACCAAGAAGGCGCTGCTGGAGAGCAACCGCGAGATCCTGCAGCTGGAGGAGCGTCTCGCCGCCCGCCGGCGCGAGGAGCAGATGTGGGAGCAGAAGGTCCGCCGCATCGAGGAGTACACCACGCGCCTCGTGGCCCTGGACCGCGAACTGGAGGCGGCGACATCGGCCGGGGCGATCGACGAGGCGGCGACGGTGCGTCTGCGCGCGCTGCACGAGCGGAGGGCCGGCCGCGAACAGGATCTGGCCGCCGTCCGCCGCGAACTCGAGGAGCCCGCCTTCGAGCCCGTCGCGTGGCGTCTCCCCGGCCTGGCTGCGGCCGCCGGATTGCTGCTCATCGTTGCGGGCGGCCTGGCCGTGCGGGTGCTGGGATCCTGGGCCGCCGTCCCGATCGCCCTGGGGGCGGCCGTGGTCGCGGCGGCGATCCGGACGGGCCTCCGGGCCGCGCACCGGCGCCACCTGGCCGCGGCGCGCCGGGAGGAATGCGAGCGGCGGCGGCAGGCGCTGGCCCGGGAGCTCGACGACCTGGCCGTCGAAACCCGGCGGCTGTTGGATCGGCTGGGCTGTGCCACCATCGAGGAGGCCGAGGGACGGCTGCGCCGGTACCGCGAGCTGGTCCAGCAGCGCCGGCAGACGGCCGATTTCCTGGCCACCCTGCGCGAGGGTCGGGATGACGAAGCGATCGTGGAAGCGTGGAAGACCGTCCGGCGGGACCTCTTCGGCCTGGAGGAACGGCTGCGCAGCCCCGAGGTCGCGGCCAAGCGCCTCACGCCGCTCCAGGTCCAGGCACTGGAGCGCGAGGTGCCCGACCTCGAAGAGCGTCTGGCCGCCCTGCGCCGGCGGGAGATGCGGCTGGCCGTGGACGTCGAGCGCCTGACCGCCGAAGCCGAGCAGCTGGCCGTCAGGGAAGAGCAGCTGCACGAGGCGGAGGAGGCGCTGGCCAGACTCCGCCGGCACCACCGCGTCTGCCGGATGGCGCTGGAGGGGTTGCTGGAGGCCCGCCGCGCCGCCGAGGTGCCGCTCCGCCAGGTCGTCGAGGAGAAGGCCTCCGAGTACCTGCGCACGGCCACAGCCGGACGCTACAGCCGGATGCAGGTGGAGGGGGAGAACCTCGAGCTGTCCGTGTGGTCGGAGGACGCCGGCGCCTGGGTGCCTGCGGAGGAGCCCCAGCTCAGCCGGGGTACGGTGGATCTGGTCTACCTCGCCGCCCGATTGGCCCTGGTCGCCGTGCTGACGGGAGGCAGGCGGCCGCCGCTGCTGTTCGACGATCCGTTCATCACCTTCGACGACCATCGCCGTGCCGCCGCGGTGCGCGTCCTGCGGGCCCTGGCCGCGGAGCACCAGGTCTTCCTGTTCACCTGCAGCCGTCACTACGACGCCTACGCCGACCGGCTGATCGAGCTGCCGGCGCGGGGCGATGCCGCGGCGCCGGCGATGGCGCCGGTGCGGGAGGCAGAGACGGCGCACCCCGAACCACCTCCGCCGGCGGTGGGTCCGCTGTGGGAGCAGCGATGA